The following nucleotide sequence is from uncultured Draconibacterium sp..
AAGTGTCTCCTCTAAAAGGAGAAATTGCATTTTTTTTGAATATAACGAGATCGCTCGAGTAAGACTATTCAAATTTTTGATGTGACGCTTATCAAAGTTTTTCAAGATCTGACTGGCATATGTCGATAAATACGGAGTGACTGATCGCTTTCAGGTGAATACCAAACCGGCTTTTATTACGTCGTTTTACCAGAATTCCTTCATGTCCTTTTAACGGACCGGAAACAATACGTACATGTTCTCCACCGGAGAATTGATTTTCTACTGTAATCACATTCCCCATTTCCAGCATTTTCCGTATTCCATCTACCTCCTTTTCTGTTATTGTGGATGGTTTACCGGCAAAAGAAACGAAGTTTACCACCTGAGATATTCTTCGAATGGTATATATTTCATGGTGATAAGTAAATACAAATAAATAATTGGGGAATAGTGGGTCCCAGATCTTTTTTCGTTGTCTGTTTTTCCACAGTTTTGTTTTGGGAATTGAAGGACAGAAAACTTCATATCCATGACTAGCGAGTATCTGTGTCGCAATTCTTTCATTGCGTGAGCGAAGATAAAAAACATGCCAGGCTCTTTTCACAAAAGAACGATGTCCTTCCTTATTAATAATTTTGTTTGTCATTGCCAGGTGCTCTATGGTTAATATTACTACATCTCTCTCTGGTATAATCATTACAAGCAAGGAGAAAACGCCCTTTAATCTCGTCCTCTAATTGAAGTCCCTTTGTTATTATTTAAAAGGTATGCTACACTCAGGTTGACTATTTTTTACATTCTACAGGTCTTTCTTTACTAAATGATTGGTCTGCGAATGTCGGGAAACATCAAATTTATTATAAGGCTATCTATAGTTAAGGTGCATGCCAAAGGCAGGTCACTTAGCACGAATAAAACGGGCAAAACGTCCACTTTTATACCTACCATACGGTATGTAAATATATAGAAAAATTATACAAACAAAAAAATGAGTATCTCCAACGATGATAATTTATACCATAAAAGATGATTGTTTTGCTAGATTTATCAACCTTTTTAAGTAAGTTTGTTAGTAATAGATCATCAATATCATGACAACTAAAGAACGAATCACTGAAGAGGCTTTTAAATTATTTCTGAATAACAATTATGAAAAAGTAAGTATTTCCGACATAGAGGCAGCGGTTGGTAAAACAAGAGGGGCAATATTCTATTTTTTTAAGAATAAAGAAGAAATATTTAACGAGGTGATAGAGACCTACATGATCAAAACACAAGATCCTTCGGTGAAATTCGAATTCGACGACAACACCTCTCTTGAGCAGTTTATAAAGTTATATATCAGCGGAATAAACACTACCATGTCCAAAATGTTATCCATCTCTGTTGTCAATATTTACAAGCAGTATTTTTCCCTATACCTCCAGGCGTCTAAAATTTATCCCAACTTTTCCGAGATCATGACACGTAACTCAATTGAGGAGATAAACCTGTGGGAAAAAGTGATATCCGGGGCAATAAAGAATAAAGAAATAAAAGCTGTAGATACCAAGCATTATGCAACACTTTTTCGAAGTTGTTTTCTGGGGCTTGCATTCGACAGATGCCTTTTGTACGGGCTAAATACAGAGGAATTGTTCACACTTTATCAAACCATTTACCAGCAAATAAAATTAAAATCCTAAGTCATTCATAACAATTGTATGTAATTTTTTACTTACTTTTACATACCAACCATTATATTTTATTGTTATGAATAAAAATGTTTACATCTCATCCATCAGCAAATTTTTGCCCAATTCACCCGTCGAAAACGAAGATATGGAACAATATCTTGGTTTGATCAATTCAAAACCGTCAAGAGTAAGGCGTATAGTATTAAAACAAAACGGAATAAAATCCAGGTACTATGCTTTGGATAAAAAGCAAAAAATTACCCATACCAATGCAGAGCTGGCATTCCGTTCCATACAGAAATTATTCCCGGATGAAAAAATTCCGGAAGATATTGATGTATTGGCATGTGCCACAGGTAATCCTGATCAGTTATTGCCTTCCCATGCATCAATGGTTCACGGACTAATGAAAAACAAACCTATGGAACTGTATTCCGCTTCGGGAGTATGCCTTACCTGCTTGCAAGCTTTTAAGACGGCTTACCTATCTGTTTTGTCCGGTGTTTCATCAAAAGCAATTTGTTCTACTTCAGAACTCGCCTCTCCTACGCTTCTATCAAAAAACTACGAAGAAGAGTATGAGCATTGCTCGCAAGTGGGAAAAGATCCATATATGGCTTTTGAGAAGGATTTTCTGCGCTTTATGCTGAGTGATGGCGCCAGCTCGGTATTACTCTCTGATAAAAAGAGCGAGAATGGAATCTCATTTAAAGTTGAATGGGTGGAAATGACCTCATATGCCAATGAGCTGCCCACCTGCATGTTTATGGGAGCTGAACTTCGTGAAGATGGTGAACTCACCAGCTGGAAAGAATTTGAAAGCCGGGAGCTTATCAACCGTTCAGTACTAACCGTCAAGCAGGATATTCGTTTGCTAAAACCAAACATTATCCGTTATTGGGTTGACCACCTGGAATATTGTCTTGAAAAGTACGATCTAAATCCAGCAGATGTTGACTATGTGATCCCTCATGTCTCATCTATGTTCTTTTACGGAAAGCTTGCTGAGGGGATCGAAGCAAGAGGTTTAGACCTTGGGACGAACAAGTGGTTCACCAATCTTACTGAAATTGGAAATATAGCTTCTGCTTCAATTTTTGCTGCGCTGGATGATTTATGCAAAACAGAGATGTTAAAAGTAGATGATAAGGTTTTACTACTAGTACCTGAAAGTGGACGTTTTTCTTATGGAACGGTTTTATTGACCGTAAAATAATTGCGAAATATAAAAGACGAACATTATTTGTAATTAAAGTTAGAAACACAAAAACATTAATAGTTTTATTCAATAGTTGTTTTCCATAAGTTCCTGTAAAAAACATATTGAAGTAAAAGTGGCACAATTTAATTTTTAGAACAATTAAAGACACATAAGGCCTCAGACGGACATAAAAGCACAGCTCTTTTAAGACTTGTGCGAAATTATATACGTTTGATATGACTCGATAACCATGATGTTAAATGGTCATATTAAACTATGCAGGAAAACGAAAATAGAAGTATTGAAGAAGCCACAGAAAGAGTTAAAAAGAGACTCTCATTGGAGAAAATACGTTCTATTCCTAAATACAGAGATTTGACATTTTCCGATTATGAAAAGCTTATTAAAGATTCGGAAACGATGGCATTGCTAATACTGAAAGCCTTTATGTTGAAAAAATAACTGCATCAGTATTGGGTATTTTCGTAATTTCAAAGGATTATCATCCCGGTCCTATAAAATTCTTCAAGCCATGAATGATTTAAGCCTGTTCAAACAATTTGCTCCACAAATTCCTGAGAAATTTCAGGAGGGAAACAACGCCGTAATTTACACACGAGTTTCATCAGCTGACCAAGAGGATAATACCAGCCTTGCCTCACAAAAAAGATATTGCGAGATGTACGCGAGCAAACGAGGTTTAAATGTGGTTGGTTATTTTGGTGGTACGTACGAATCGGCAAAAACGGATGACAGGAAAGAATTTAATCGGATGCTAACTTTTGTAAAGAGGTCTAAGAATGTCAGTTATGTAATTGTTTATTCCTATGAAAGATTCTCTCGTTCAGGAATTA
It contains:
- a CDS encoding beta-ketoacyl-ACP synthase III; amino-acid sequence: MNKNVYISSISKFLPNSPVENEDMEQYLGLINSKPSRVRRIVLKQNGIKSRYYALDKKQKITHTNAELAFRSIQKLFPDEKIPEDIDVLACATGNPDQLLPSHASMVHGLMKNKPMELYSASGVCLTCLQAFKTAYLSVLSGVSSKAICSTSELASPTLLSKNYEEEYEHCSQVGKDPYMAFEKDFLRFMLSDGASSVLLSDKKSENGISFKVEWVEMTSYANELPTCMFMGAELREDGELTSWKEFESRELINRSVLTVKQDIRLLKPNIIRYWVDHLEYCLEKYDLNPADVDYVIPHVSSMFFYGKLAEGIEARGLDLGTNKWFTNLTEIGNIASASIFAALDDLCKTEMLKVDDKVLLLVPESGRFSYGTVLLTVK
- a CDS encoding UpxY family transcription antiterminator, coding for MTNKIINKEGHRSFVKRAWHVFYLRSRNERIATQILASHGYEVFCPSIPKTKLWKNRQRKKIWDPLFPNYLFVFTYHHEIYTIRRISQVVNFVSFAGKPSTITEKEVDGIRKMLEMGNVITVENQFSGGEHVRIVSGPLKGHEGILVKRRNKSRFGIHLKAISHSVFIDICQSDLEKL
- a CDS encoding TetR/AcrR family transcriptional regulator; translation: MTTKERITEEAFKLFLNNNYEKVSISDIEAAVGKTRGAIFYFFKNKEEIFNEVIETYMIKTQDPSVKFEFDDNTSLEQFIKLYISGINTTMSKMLSISVVNIYKQYFSLYLQASKIYPNFSEIMTRNSIEEINLWEKVISGAIKNKEIKAVDTKHYATLFRSCFLGLAFDRCLLYGLNTEELFTLYQTIYQQIKLKS